TCAGTAGGCACACTGTCTGTAGGCAAATTGTCCAGCCACGGtctgcctcctttgttataaaaaatattaaattacATTCTTTTGCCTTCACTACATACACACTTATTCTATTACCTTTTTTCGCTTCTGCATAGCTCTAGCTACTGACATCCAGTGCTCGGGGCCAAGGGAGCTGTAGCTGGGAAGCACGGTGCTCTCTTGGATCAGCTGTGAGGCCACGGGGAGTGTGGGCATGAAGAGTGACTCTGTGTCTTCTgtgtctttatcctcttcctcttcttcactttctatcCAAAAACTCCTCATTACCTTGGAGGCCTGTCAAAAATGTTAAAAGTCTTACATTACAACCAATCTCCTTAAATACAACTGACCTCCATACATCACTCAAATAGGAATATAAAATAGTACATAATTGAATGAATACATCAACTTATATAAATTATACATTCGTAAatatttgaaatatatgtaaatctattaatcaattgatttttatttttttttatctagaaAAGTATATAGTATACCTTTGATGTGACGACTGCACCACTAATGTTGGTGCTGGTGACAGTTGTTGGCCTCTCTGGAGCCGTGGCTGCAGTCTCCtgtgggatgaatgaatgaacgaatgatagAATAGAGAGGTAAATGAATTAATAAGTAATGAatgacagaaaagacagaaaactggAGGAAACAAAATGAGGTATATGCTGCTTAGTAATGATTAGTGGTTTAATAGTCAGGCTTTTCATGCTGGGAAATGATGCTAATTCAAATAGTTACaactggaagaaggaagtggaggagcaaaacattaaaaaaactttcACAATGATGGAAATAAAGTTGATCACAGAACACCCACCGTTATGCCAGATTCTTGCAGGCCGGTCTTGGCAGCCCTTGCAGCAAGGGAGCTGGAGGACTGCTGGGGGAGGGCTGGCAGGAGATCCCACATGTCCTCAGGGTCAGGTTCCTCCTCCGTTTGACCGTCCACTGGTACCCTGGTTGAGGCCGAAGTCATCATCTCTGGAACATTCTTCATGATGGAGTTCTTGATGAGGCTTTGGATGAAGGAACTGCTAGTGGTCAGGCTTTGCTGGTGTCCACCTGCAGCTCTCCTATTGGCTCTTTGGGTCTTCAGGGAAACATATGGTGATACCATGAAGGGTCTGCCCTGCACCCCCTTTGTGCTCTGGCTGTTTTCAGAATTTGTgttgtctttcttgttttctgaCATGGGCACAGGCTTGGGCGGTTCCATAATAAGGATGTCATCGTCACGATCAAATATAATTTTGCTCACTGACTCTCTGTGCTCTGGtctgtaattccttcttttcagcCTTTCTCGTGTCTGATGGAGGAAGCTCTTCTTTTTCTGGGTTGCACTAAATTCTGAAATCATGTCATCTTCATCACTATCAGTAAGCGATCCATCTTCATACTGTGACTCTGACTCTGACCCATCGGAAGAAAGACTTCTGTCAGAGACTTCTAGGTCACATGCTTTTTTTGGCTGATTTGGTGATTCACCAGTGTTCGGAGGTTCATGCCGCATAAACTGACCTGTAACTTTATCTGTTCCTGCATCTGGATCAACATGTAATCTCTTCAGCACATTGCCTTCACTGCTGGGAACAATGCCGCTATTCTGCCCAGGTGACAACATGGCATCTATGGCCAGGTGTGTTGCAACAGAAGCCTTGGCGGCACGCTGACTCATTCCTTTGTCTCTTCGGTGACTTGACTGCGTTTGAGATGTGCTCCTTTTTCGGCTGTTATTCTGTCCCTCTTTTCACTGTAGGATGTTCAACAGTTGACTCAGACTGTTGCATCGCCTTATGATGGCGTGAGGATTCAGTTCTTGTGCTACTCCTTGCTTTCTTATCCACTGTCTGCTGTTTTTCTAtggcttttttatctttttctttgttgttagtTTTTTTAGCTGTTTGgtctaccttttttcttttctctatgttAGTAATTTTGCTGACAGTTTGTTCTACTTGTGTGTTTGCTTCCATGTTGCTGCCAGTATGAGTTCTTGTACTCTGTTCTCTTCCTtgggcttttttcttctcttttttggaaGTCTTTCGTGTAGTTGCTTCTGTTTCTTTGCCAGAACTAGTTTCACTGGAGTTTTCATTTACCATGATAAGCATCGTGTCCATGGTGTCAAGGAGGCAGATTATATACTTCCCATATTCAACCCTATGCAGAATACCAGCAGTCCCTCCCACTGCCTCCTGCACCAACTTCACACTACTATCACTGCTCTCTTgaggtctttcctcctcctcttctgcacctCTAATACTGCACACTGTCCtggtttcatttgttttatttacagACAGGATGCCCTCACTGCCCCCACCAAGCCTTCTCAGCACTACACTACAGTTTTGAGTGTGGATCTTAAGAGTCCCTGTTGCTTTCTGTTTGAATGGTCTGCCTCTCTTTTGTGGCACATTGTTTTCATCAGGTGACCTTTTGTTTGAGGTTCCGTCCTTGGTGGGGTTCACACtcaatgttttattcttcttggGTGGCCTGCCCCTCCGTTTGGGTTCATTGTTTTCATCAGGTGACCTTTTGTTTGAGGTTCCGTCCTTGGTGGGGTTCACACtcaatgttttattcttcttggGTGGCCTGCCCCTCCGTTTGGGTTCTTTGTATTCATCACCTGACCTTTTGTTTGAGGTTCCGTCCTTGGTGGGGTTCAGACtcaatgttttattcttcttgggtggcctgcctctccgtttgggttcattccttgggttgttctgTCTCAGATTTTCTTGACTCTCTGCCGCCACTTTTGCTTTGGGctgtctacctctcttccttgatGTATCACCCTCAACGCTCACCTTCTGCACTGACTTTTGTTTGGGCAATCTACATTTTTTCTTTGATATATCACCCTCAGCATTCACCTCCAGCACTGACTTTCTTTTGGGaggtctacctcttcttcttggtAAGTTGCTCACATCTGAAAGCCTGTCCTGCACAGAAAGCTTCCTCAAATCAGCAGTTTTGTTTTGGGAAAGGCTTACTTCATCCACAGGTGCTTTTGCTTTCTTTCGAGACTTGTTTTCATCAGACGACCCCACTGTGTTTGTAATAAGATTATCAGAaagttttctctttttatgcAATCTGGTGGGTAAATTCATCCTGGCATGGTAATGAGAGCCATCCCAAGTGGGGTCATCCTCAACAACCTCATAATCCTCTATCTCCTCACATATAAAGTCATCACTTAACCCAAGCTGTTGTTTCCTCCTCTGCAGTGATTCCTCTACTTCTCTAACAAGATCATCCTCATCACAACATGAATCTTGCCTCAATGAGATCGCTGGGGAGACAGTGCTGGTTTTTATGGTTGCACCTGTCCTGGAAAGGTTCTTCTGGGGGTATAAGGGAGTTGAACTtggtttgtttttgctgttgtgtgGAGACTGGTAGGGACATTCatctagtggaggaggaagtcCGTGTGCCAGGGAAATGTACCGCTCAATAACCTGGTTGAATGCTGTTTTATTCCTGTTGAGGATATCACGGTGTAGTGCCTCAGTCTGAAACTGAAATTGTAAAAGAATTAGAGAATATATATGCCAGTCAGCTTTTAACATAAGTCTACATACAGCAATATATTGAAGGTAATAATAAAGTTCTCatatccatttctttctcatccatCTTCCCATATTCAGTCCATGCCAAAGTTATCAATAAGGCAAAATTCAAAAATTTTCAGCATGTTACATTTGCTGAGCCTCAAACCATTTGTGCTgactagtttatatatatataaatatatatatatatatatatatatatatatatatatatatatatatatatatatatatatatatatatatatatatatataaaaaagaatacagtAAACTCTATAAGTCACACTTCTATACACCAGATATTGGATATGGTGTTAATGagttttcagtagtgtcaccgacaaGTCAGACGGATGCATACAAAAGCAAATGAGACCAAAAGTGCTCAGTGATATGTTTTCCCAAAAGACAAACACTTTTCACTGGTCAATCAGTGAGTAGTAGCCACAGCACCACAGCAGTCAAATTCCCGTAGGAATTTTTTTTTGAAGAATGAAATATAGAATATAATGCTCTTTGAGACCCAGAAAGTTGgtgttgtataaagaaatatttattttcttgtcatttcacattaaataaaaactgaaaatgacataaggcatcatctcttaacataatcatcatgtgcaGGTGAGGAAATGTATATTTTTACAATATTATAGTTGACATCAAtctaaaacaaggagaaaattagagtTGGCTCAGAACTCATATACATGCaaactgtaaacataactctTGCCACACAGAAAGCATCTGCCGCTGGATGTGGGGCATATACAAAGGATTAAGCACAGGTGATCTGTATTCTGTAGTCATCCTCCAGGAACAAATTGTCaaattcctccatcttcctacttccGATAGTGTGCAATCTGTACTGGAATCTGAAGTGATGTACATGACAGTTTTTCCCGGGCGGTGGTGCCTGTCGTCAGGCAGAAGGGCTGTAATTCGTTTTCAGCACTAATGCTGTTGTATGCTTCCGTTTGACTTGTCAGTGACATTACGGAAATGTTTTTAAGTCAGACTATTTCAGGGGTCCAGACACATATCCATAAATCAGACCAAAATCCCTCACAAAGCCATGTTAGAGAATAATCTAGTTCTAGTAAATTACCATGCAGAGAACCACCAACATGCCAGCATCTCTCCATGGACACCACCCcaagcaccaccaccaggaccacattctcaagaagacccaccctacaggaacttaacgactcaaggctggaggctgcagaacgcttagcctcaggccttactattatttccgattggggcaagaggaacctggtgtccttcaacgcctcaaaaacacagtttctccacctatccactcaacacaatcttccaaacaactatcccctattctttgacaacacccagctatcaccttcctcaacactaaacatccttggtctatccttaactcaaaatctcaactggaaacttcatatctcatctcttacgaaatcagcttcctcgaggctgggcgttctgtaccgtctccgccagttcttctcccctgcacagctgctgtccatatacaggggccttgtccgccctcatatggaatatgcatctcatgtgtgggggggctccactcatacagctcttctggacagagtggaggctaaggctcttcgtctcatcagctctcctcctcatactgatagtcttctacctcttaaattccgccgcaatgttgcctctctatcttctagcgatatttccaagctgactgctcttctgaacttgctaactgcatgcctcccccccctcccgcggccccgctgcactcaactttctactcatgctcatccctatactgtccaaaccccttatgcaagagttagccagcatcttcactctttcatccctcatgctggtaaactctggaacaatcttccttcatctgtatttcctcctgcctacgacttgaactctttcaagaggagggtatcaggacatctctcctcccgagtttgaccttgcttttggacacctcttttatttctttcttaggagcagcgagtagtgggcttttttttgttaatgttttcttttttgtgtgcccttgagctgccttctttgttgtaaaaacaaaaaaaataaaaaaataaaaaaataacagaactCCACCgtaaggggggcgactacggggtatttttgacgaatatatttaaaactggacgagtacatgtttttcgctcagcgtggccgggaaaccctaaattaccatgtgatgaggtttgttttcgtaaaattaaaacccctcccccctgGGGGGGTTTTGCGTCATAGTCGGACATGCGCGTCATAAGACGCTCatgtcaacatatgcggtatcattcgtatatacgtaaaaattgtATTAGAATATTTTaattcttcgtaaattttgtcatctgtcatcctaTCTTCTTCGCGCGGAGagacaggggaggaagagaggtgccaccgcgccagtgccaagcgagacaCAGACGGGAAGAGtatgtcgtacttttctctcctctccagccaaaaaaaacgtccttacaaatgatgtacaagtgcaaggcaaccagaaaaaaagtcaccaacatcaagaggtcttgtggagcggccaaacctcagataacaagcaagagagtagcgtagaGGCAAGGCACTCCCACGGCACTCGCGCTACGCAGGAGTGCCGCGGGCCCAGATGCCtgatcattctccagtaagtcaacaagatatacacaataatatgtgaaagtttcatgccaatcaaataaatgcaaatggcaggacaggaatgaaatgtaaaaaaatcttTAGAAGCCAATATCTCAAAAATTAGTTTtttaaaattaaaataatttcacaaaatcggtaaaaagtctgatcgacttttgttaggtatctgttgaaactacaactaaagggcaatttttagttggaaatagattttcaataatgtcaaaagaaaacgggacacaaagaggagaaaataataactgACAAaagattgtaattttttttcttcgaagacaaaacaaaaaatcaaaaagttacttccaacaaaatgtagataggtaaacaaagtttctatggtattttttttcaaaccgaTTAACTGAAAATTAAAGCCTgtggaacaaaaaaacaaaaaatacgctTTGTtcgagtctctcctaaacttcacccaaatttgatgaaattcacagaataagaaacctttacagtaacaaacaacatactaagatttcaaagctattggacgtaccatatgcgcaggaggacaccccgtagtcgccccccttTACCTATCAGATACTATCCTGCTGTTATAAAAATAGTAACCAATCTCCATTTACTTATTAAAACCTCAAAAACAACTGACTTGCAATGGAAATTGTGATCAGAGTGTTGATTGACACATGGAAATCTTACAGATATTGTGTTAATCATTGGAATAATTTTAAATATAATTTTTGAGCATTTATACTCGGCTGTGTCTCATAAGGGCTATTACAAGTGAAAGGACTGTGGGATGATTTTTTCTGGTTCCTATTGATTCCTTCCTTACATATATAGCCACGAGTCTCCTGAAAGTGTAGTCAAAGATGtaagtccgtattcttaaacatatctgcatctcagttcgcctgttcAAAAAGTTTCTCTTAGAAGCTGCTGGAGTTTTCATGGATTGTTTcgtgattctagtgatagttttacaagacTCCCGCACCATAAACATGaatatcacccatgaaaacccagttaattttCTCTGTTGCTTTAGAAAATAGTCATAATGGGAGCCCGACACATTTAAGAATAGGACCATAGTACCtacaggcagagaaagaaaaggacgaagagaaagagtgcggctcttttcctcatttcattcatttcatttaatttctatGGGACCAGCAGAGGGCCACTCTTgggtggcatgatatgcgggGGTTGTGCGGGGGATTCAAAGGGacaggacaggattaggataaaGGTTAGGAcgaggaaaggtattgggacatGGTGGAGGGCCAAGATTGGGGAGATAATGACTGATGActgatgatcctattcctaaatgtgtcaaaAGTGAgactattaactacatgagatgggagatgattccactcttggatgctacggggaaagaatgaatatttgaatatactacaataaaacctcaccatttgcacaCTCGACATTTACGCggccttaatttgcggccatcGTCCCACCATTTGTGCAGGCGGTCTTGCCATCTGCACACCTTGCCCCCCCACCACTGACTAAGGGTCGGTTCCCCCTAGTGCCGTCTCCCGCGTAAATTTAAATTTCTACGTAGTATTGGTAAACATGtccatggtggtgatgaagttggtggtggtgacgaaggtgatggtgatgataaaagtggtggtagtggagatgaaggtggtgggggtgacaaaggtggtgggggttatgaatgtggttgtggtgatgaaggtgatggtggtggtaagaagtgttggtggtgaaggtggtggtggtggtggtggtgattaacatggtggtggtgacaaagatggtggtggtggtgatgaaggtgatggtggtggtgataatagtggtagTGATATGATGAAGACGGTGGTGGCGAttaaggtggttgtggtgatgaaggtagcaatggtggtgatgcaggtggtggtggtggtgatagtggtagtggtgacaaAAGTGAAGGTGTTGAAGAAGCCTTGAAACCAGCTGGcgagctacagctgtctaccaTCCGCGCGCCCTCTCCCGCCAGTGAAGAACACTACCAAAATACACAACATGTCATTTCCCGCCATTGCCCAATCGCCTCTCCTGGTctcgtggtgactgcgattattcgatgttttctgcctcacctttgcaccaccatcatgccACACACAGCGtcacaacctaagatttggacgccattattggccctgtttttgaCGCGAGAGCATGTGCTAGCATTTGAAAAGCACGgcaaaaacagggccaataatggcacctaaatcttaggttgtcgggactctacagatcacgacccagaaactgGTTATGCTAAATTGAGGACGCTATCAAGAAGTTTCCTGCCAGCAGACAAGGGCCCCAGGGGTTTAGGCCGTGACCacccatatgtatttttccccatAGGTTACTATGTTTGCCATTTGCACATTCGCCAGTTGCGCACCTTAGACCACCCatatgtgcgcaaatggtgaggtttgactgtagtGTTAGTCTGGTaggtgtggtatttaaggttgtggctgcctctagAGGATCATGTAGTTCTCGGGTGtaaataagtgtctttgtttatgtctactagattgtttgtgattttatatagtatttgttgtctgtgtatttgtcttcgtgttgctaatgggtctagttttatgtcttgtttaagcaaagtgactgatgtagtgtgtctgtaatcatgtctggcccatcttgcagctttgttttgtatggcctctaatttatttatgttattgttagtgtgtgggtcccagacGGTGTCACAACATTCTATGTGTGGCCGACCGAGTGATTTGTATGCAagaattttgatgtttgtgttaCACCTGCTAAGGTTCCTATGCAGGAACCCCAGGGCTCTGTGAGCTTTGGCCCTGATGCTGCTCACGAGTGTGTTCCATCGCATGTCTGCTGAGATATGTACGCCCAAGTATTTGTGTGAAGAGATAGTGTTTAGGTTTGTGTCATGGAGTTTGTTAATGAGGGAATAGGTTTGTTAGTACTTATGAAACGGATGTGATAGCATTTGTCTGGTCTAAACGTCATCTGCCACTTGGCTTCCCAGTCTTTAAGTGCAGCCAAATCGTCCTGGAGTCGAAGGCAGTCATCCCTATCTAAAATGGGTCGATAAACTAAACTGTCACCTGCAAAAAGTCTAGTAGAAGAGGTAAGTGATAGTGGGAGATCAttaatgtaagaaaggaaaagaagggggcccaaGACAGTGACTTGAGGTATCCCAGAAGTTACAGGAATAGATGAGGATTGACTACCATCAAGAACAACTCTTTTCTTGTGGGTAGTCAAAAACGTGGTAATCCAGTTAGAAAGTTGTCCTCGTTGCCATAGTATTCTAATTTAGCTAAAAATCTTTGGTGGGAAACTTTGTTGTAGGCTTTGGCAAAGTCAAGTATTATGGCATCAACTTGTTTAACTTTGGGGTTGTTAAGGGACTGCAAAATGTCGTGTGGTCACAAGTAATTGAGTCTCGACGAACGTTTGGGCTGAAAGTGCTGACTGTCAGTCAGTATATTTTGCCCATCAAAGTGGGCCATTATATGTCTATGAATTATACGTTCTAAAATTTTGCAGGGAACTGAGGTTAGTGAAATAGGTCTATAATTAGCAGGGAGGGTTCTGTCTCCGGATTAAAAAATTGGTGAcacatttgccaaaagccagtcctgAGGGAATTCTCCGGTTTGTAATGTCTGCGAGAATATAACCTGCAGGATAGGTGCAAGAATGCAAGCATTAGCTTTTAGGATACTGCAGGGTATATTGTTTGGTCCAGTCGCTTTGTCAGTGTCAACCTCAGATAATAGTTTCtcaattcatcatcatcatcatcatttcatcgacgcctgctcctaggagctcccaccaggggatggccacggcagaagagttttcaactttctctatccagacacttcctccttgcctgctcaaagtttctcaaggatctttcaccctttttcctAACATATTCTTGCactttatctctccatttcactggaggtcgtcctctagcattctctccctctatctcactcacatacacccttctggtcatcttactctcctccatttgctccatgtggccaaaccacttcaaagtctgtcgcttcacttcttccaccactccacacttcttcccttcaaccccgtgacacattccaaaatgctcgtacacactttcattactcattccatccattctactcaccccacaagcactcctcaaataactcatttccactgcctgcactctaagacatctgactttcattccagcccCACATTTCAcatgcatatgtgagggttggtactattatcgtatttctcaaatccctctgtacctccatgctcacacttctaccggtcatgattcgtcccaaagactctaccacccttcttccttgcaatgccctttctcttatctttcccttcatatcACCATGTTTACacctaactgatccaaggtacttaaggccgctttcacagtccttttgtttgtgttggtcgttaccaatggcggcaatcGCTGCAATagaatttccacgtgaaactggccagtggggtagtggcagctgtggggttagcctagccccgcaccttaccacacactctcaacacctctcgcttcctctgtagCCGCcattaccccatcggccagtttcacgtcgaaaactatagcatcgatcggcgccattggtaatgatcaaaacaaacaaaacgactgtgaaagcggcccttaaactCATtgatctcctccatttcttcaccattcaaaattattttgcattctttttcacattcaattcccactctatatgggcataaaatatcgacaacctcacttctactttgctcacaaaccatcactttactcctGAAGGTGTAGAGTCAACAAAATTATTggccgagagaggtagagaaaggctacAGGTGGCTCTTTTCCGTCTATTCCTTGTCTTCAaccacctattccctcccttcccctacacgccgccacgcccacagcctaccaccactatatcctccagccctgtgtctcctgaaggtgtgtagtaatgaaacatactggccgagagaggtagagaaaggctgtggctcttttccatctcttactcgtcttcaaccacctattccctcctttcccctacacgaccacagcctaccaccaccaactcctccagccctgtgtctcctgaaggtaggTAGTCAACGAAATATATGGGttgaaagagaggtagagaaagggaaagatgaggacgaAGACATAGGGCACGGCtctttaccttctattccttgtccatcaccactcattttctcctttcccctacacgTCTACACGCCCACAGCCTACTGCcatcagccctgtgtctcctgaaggtgtgtaggcAGCAAAATAAACTTGATAAGCAGTAACTCACCAGGTCAGGAAGCGGCACTTTGAACGGACGCTGTTTGTTGACACTTGATTTGCAGGAGTTTGAGGAGTTGTAGGAGCGTGGCTTGCTGCTCCGAAGAACCCGCATATTTTTCTGTGAtatataaaggttttccaacattattATCTTATAAATATCAAagtagacaaaaaacaaaggaaataaataagatacagcataaggagagagataaatattcatgtaaaaatcatataaatacattgagtCGTAACAGTATTAATATACTGTTATATAAActgtttctctctcatcatcatcatttcatcaacgtctgctccaaggagctcccaccaggggatggccacagcagaagtttccaactttcactatccagacactccctccttgcctgctcaaagtttctcaaagatcttttccccctttccctaaagtactcttgcaccctatccctccacttCAAtgaaggtcgtcctctagcattccctccatctcactcacatacacacttctggtcaccttactttcctccattcgctccatgtggccaaaccactttaaagtctgtcgcttcacttcttccaccactccacacttcttcccttcacccccacgacacattccaaaatgctcgtacacactttcattactcattccatccattctactcacaccacaagcactcctcaaataactcatttccactgcctgcactctagacctcttgactttcattccaggcccacatttcacttgcatatgtgagggttggtactatcattgtatttctcaaatccctctttacctcgatccatgctcacacttctgccagccatgattcatcccaaagaccctaccacccttcttccttgtaatgccc
This is a stretch of genomic DNA from Eriocheir sinensis breed Jianghai 21 unplaced genomic scaffold, ASM2467909v1 Scaffold99, whole genome shotgun sequence. It encodes these proteins:
- the LOC126995125 gene encoding uncharacterized protein LOC126995125 (The sequence of the model RefSeq protein was modified relative to this genomic sequence to represent the inferred CDS: added 30 bases not found in genome assembly) gives rise to the protein MLSPGQNSGIVPSSEGNVLKRLHVDPDAGTDKVTGQFMRHEPPNTGESPNQPKKACDLEVSDRSLSSDGSESESQYEDGSLTDSDEDDMISEFSATQKKKSFLHQTRERLKRRNYRPEHRESVSKIIFDRDDDILIMEPPKPVPMSENKKDNTNSENSQSTKGVQGRPFMVSPYVSLKTQRANRRAAGGHQQSLTTSSSFIQSLIKNSIMKNVPEMMTSASTRVPVDGQTEEEPDPEDMWDLLPALPQQSSSSLAARAAKTGLQESGITETAATAPERPTTVTSTNISGAVVTSKASKVMRSFWIESEEEEEDKDTEDTESLFMPTLPVASQLIQESTVLPSYSSLGPEHWMSVARAMQKRKKNSFLRLTFQ
- the LOC126995126 gene encoding uncharacterized protein LOC126995126 is translated as MRVLRSSKPCSYNSSNSCKSSVNKQRPFKMPLPDLKNVRVLRSSKPLLSLRSFNSSNSRKSSVNRQRPFKMQLPDLKNMRVLRSSKPRSYNSSNSCKSSVNKQRPFKVPLPDLFQTEALHRDILNRNKTAFNQVIERYISLAHGLPPPLDECPYQSPHNSKNKPSSTPLYPQKNLSRTGATIKTSTVSPAISLRQDSCCDEDDLVREVEESLQRRKQQLGLSDDFICEEIEDYEVVEDDPTWDGSHYHARMNLPTRLHKKRKLSDNLITNTVGSSDENKSRKKAKAPVDEVSLSQNKTADLRKLSVQDRLSDVSNLPRRRGRPPKRKSVLEVNAEGDISKKKCRLPKQKSVQKVSVEGDTSRKRGRQPKAKVAAESQENLRQNNPRNEPKRRGRPPKKNKTLSLNPTKDGTSNKRSGDEYKEPKRRGRPPKKNKTLSVNPTKDGTSNKRSPDENNEPKRRGRPPKKNKTLSVNPTKDGTSNKRSPDENNVPQKRGRPFKQKATGTLKIHTQNCSVVLRRLGGGSEGILSVNKTNETRTVCSIRGAEEEEERPQESSDSSVKLVQEAVGGTAGILHRVEYGKYIICLLDTMDTMLIMVNENSSETSSV